One Phoenix dactylifera cultivar Barhee BC4 chromosome 14, palm_55x_up_171113_PBpolish2nd_filt_p, whole genome shotgun sequence DNA window includes the following coding sequences:
- the LOC103708130 gene encoding TPD1 protein homolog 1-like, giving the protein MRTALLKRRAVAIATVATAALFVFATFSSGGDPPSWSSEQVGGCRRDDILVQQAAATPLPNGIPTYTVRVLNVCSGNCSIGGIHLRCGVFSSARLINPRVFRRLRPGDCLVNDGRPIRAGFSVSFQYANSFKFPMDVSSATCLPSSSPSQSP; this is encoded by the exons ATGAGAACAGCTCTCTTGAAGCGGCGAGCGGTTGCGATTGCGACGGTGGCGACTGCAGCGCTTTTCGTTTTCGCCACCTTTAGTTCCG GAGGGGATCCACCGTCGTGGTCGTCGGAGCAGGTGGGGGGATGCCGGAGGGACGATATCTTGGTGCAGCAGGCGGCGGCGACGCCGCTGCCGAACGGGATCCCGACGTACACGGTGCGTGTTCTGAACGTGTGCTCCGGGAACTGCAGCATCGGCGGCATCCACCTGAGATGCGGGGTGTTCAGCTCGGCCCGCCTCATCAACCCCCGCGTGTTCCGCCGTCTCCGCCCCGGCGACTGCCTCGTCAACGACGGCCGCCCAATCCGTGCCGGCTTCTCAGTCTCCTTCCAGTACGCCAACTCCTTCAAATTCCCCATGGACGTCTCCTCCGCCACCTGCCTTCCCTCCTCTTCCCCCTCTCAATCCCCATAA